The Styela clava chromosome 13, kaStyClav1.hap1.2, whole genome shotgun sequence genome has a window encoding:
- the LOC120332488 gene encoding tubulin polymerization-promoting protein family member 2-like gives MKQLKYCTGILRDENLARTSKFAGGQPKTRDLRLLSVFCIQVFHSFHENKVEYNNMSLENIYKSYCGARRLLDLSQFGKICRDLVVLDKKVTEADVDIAYERNRDKAERGLTYEQFVDALKYLARLKFRDLDTREQMKVMEKQIFDRSAKSMEASTNRVSDTSKYTTADPVDESGEGAGMDGRLSYDQKEGYVGSYVP, from the exons ATGAAACAATTAAAATACTGCACAGGGATTCTTCGAGACGAAAATTTGGCTCGAACCTCAAAATTTGCTGGGGGTCAGCCAAAGACCCGAGACTTGCGACTTTTAAGTGTATTCTGTATTCAAgtgtttcattcatttcatgAAAACAAAG TCGAATATAACAACATGTCGCTCGAGAACATATATAAATCGTATTGCGGGGCGAGAAGACTTCTGGATTTGTCACAATTTGGAAAGATTTGCAGAGACTTGGTTGTTCTTGATAAGAAAGTTACTGAGGCTGATGTAGACATCGCTTATGAGAGAAACAG GGACAAAGCTGAGCGTGGACTCACGTACGAACAATTCGTAGATGCATTGAAATATCTGGCAAGGCTAAAATTCCGTGACCTTGATACTCGTGAACAGATGAAAGTCATGGAAAAACAAATCTTCGATCGCAGTGCAAAATCTATGGAG GCTTCAACCAACAGAGTATCGGACACCTCAAAATATACAACCGCGGATCCAGTTGATGAGAGCGGGGAGGGAGCAG GTATGGATGGCCGTCTCAGTTACGATCAAAAAGAAGGCTACGTAGGATCTTACGTTCCTTGA
- the LOC144431350 gene encoding uncharacterized protein LOC144431350 — protein sequence MSDDNLPDLYSHFKNEKDSEIYEKERKQFGDSPKQSKRKNLILKSNTPTDCSRSSKLSNAITTEEDLKEVSRNLNIFSNSNKTDQPPSPVQASVVMECGNPQNKAKFRMDKKIWSNLFKCIIGRRIKNPNWVDVIRSAIKKSDPYCSYAFRWHTVNSGDFSERVFACSGHCGFSGCSRKISVISYREDPRMFHVRYTGNRYHVGIKSIQLKGKRREELKEKLVHSLPRNMYLKKIGALSSDVFHSGNRDDAPSQAVLKKARYEARLVNVPDFDNQWNSLDCLRKFQARKFNNKLIRGTLQQISQVPPGIMLWSEQSVRIFIQNAQNDIIYIDATGGVLPSGAQSPYYIYEIVTRHPQKGKSPFAVATFVTNRHNIANISNFLSQFRSDVSKLTKRFPAKVFICDGSMALIKSIIQVNMRESLEAYISRCYSVIQGSANLDMLSRPFLHLCTSHTMKNFKQLACRVPKVKREFMHIFGLLVCCKEIKKLRKIIYHLTILLISLNSNLVDNSWSYLKKRIEKQNIPPPPECVFDHEASGELLPDADWSESNPFTELLYLDIARATKIATDAGFCGSNSFYCPEVMTKFKTFYVPKICLWGALLVGDLGRFGTTIGYEKYKHFYAKSSVSNKQNLAKDNRTQGIMEKSQQELKRTRFNNRRFKRLDEIAVVYDQLHDSLIREYQDNLIVRPKKRKVDNRDQIDQEIEKWGKRCRNMGNDKSKGIYLQPPSRPLKASCPIELLDNDVLETEIICEGSSQSMALRFRSPKIDFRNLVHMSNVDFEILSSNTNFRRDWFTSDIINTASLILSSQYPNADGLQSTTLYTTISGPKVYAPFKKFIQILFVHDNHWVAASNIFSFNQNTIQIYDSSYLKYTENDKYAISLLMRPTLGTNKLQIEFPPVQQQTLGASCGPFAISFCIALCERIRPEDIVFDEINLRKNIYDGISSKRFSPNFNIGRNHNKTNTKFMDIQIFCNCRLPYIQNQTMIECTSCLEWYHPECCNTPVPTEALEDCKIEWHCEKCNRC from the coding sequence ATGTCGGATGACAATTTGCCCGATTTATACTCTcattttaaaaacgaaaaagACAGTGAAATTTACGAAAAAGAACGTAAACAATTTGGCGATTCACCAAAACAATCTAAgcgtaaaaatttgattttaaaaagtaaCACACCGACTGACTGCAGCAGGTCATCTAAATTATCTAACGCAATAACCACTGAAGAAGATTTAAAAGAGGTTAGtcgaaatttaaatatattttccaattcGAACAAAACTGATCAACCTCCAAGTCCAGTGCAAGCGTCTGTCGTGATGGAATGCGGAAATCCGCAAAAtaaagctaaatttcgaatggataaaaaaatttggagTAATCTTTTTAAATGCATTATTGGGAGGCGAATAAAAAATCCGAACTGGGTCGATGTCATTAGAAGTGCTATTAAAAAAAGTGACCCATACTGTTCGTATGCATTTAGATGGCATACTGTAAATTCGGGAGACTTTTCTGAACGCGTTTTCGCTTGCAGTGGACATTGTGGCTTCTCGGGCTGCAGTCGTAAAATATCTGTAATATCCTATAGAGAGGACCCTCGCATGTTCCATGTTAGGTATACGGGAAATAGGTATCACGTTGGTATTAAATCAATCCAACTTaagggtaaacggcgggaggaattgaaagaaaaattggTTCATTCTCTTCCTCGCaatatgtatttaaaaaaaattggtgcCCTCTCCTCCGATGTTTTTCATTCTGGTAATAGGGACGATGCTCCGTCACAGGCGGTGTTAAAAAAGGCGCGATATGAGGCTAGATTGGTAAATGTCCCAGATTTCGATAATCAATGGAATTCGCTTGACTGTTTGAGAAAATTTCAGGCCAGAAAATTCAACAATAAATTAATTCGTGGAACCTTGCAGCAAATTTCACAAGTTCCTCCAGGTATTATGTTGTGGTCGGAACAGTCTGTAAGAATATTCATCCAAAATGCTCAAAATGACATAATTTATATTGACGCTACTGGTGGGGTACTGCCTTCTGGTGCCCAAAGCCCATATTACATTTACGAAATAGTTACTCGCCATCCCCAAAAGGGCAAATCCCCATTTGCTGTTGCAACGTTTGTTACGAATCGGCAcaacattgcaaatatttcgAACTTTTTGTCACAATTCCGTTCTGATGTTTCCAAATTGACCAAACGATTTCCCGCAAAAGTTTTTATATGTGATGGTAGTATGGCCCTCATTAAGTCGATAATTCAGGTAAACATGCGCGAAAGTTTAGAGGCCTACATATCACGCTGTTATTCGGTCATTCAAGGCAGTGCAAATTTGGATATGCTTTCCCGACCCTTTCTTCACCTATGCACCAGCCATACCATGAAAAATTTCAAGCAATTGGCGTGTAGGGTTCCAAAAGTAAAGCGGGAATTCATGCATATATTTGGGTTGCTTGTTTGCTGCAAGGAAATTAAAAAacttcgtaaaattatttatcatttgACAATATTATTGATATCCCTGAATTCGAATCTTGTTGATAATAGCTGGTCGTACTTGAAAAAGCGTatcgaaaaacaaaatattccacCCCCACCCGAATGTGTTTTCGATCATGAAGCATCGGGTGAACTTTTACCAGATGCAGACTGGAGTGAGAGTAATCCTTTTACCGAATTACTATATCTGGATATTGCTAGAGCTACAAAAATTGCTACTGATGCGGGTTTTTGTGGTTCCAACTCTTTTTATTGTCCGGAAGTAATGactaaatttaaaacgttttatGTACCCAAAATTTGTCTATGGGGCGCTTTGCTAGTAGGTGATTTGGGCAGGTTTGGTACAACAATAGGCTATGAAAAGTATAAGCATTTTTACGCAAAATCATCGGTCTCTAACAAACAGAACTTAGCAAAAGATAATCGAACACAGGGAATCATGGAGAAAAGTCAACAGGAGCTAAAGCGTACTCGTTTCAACAACAGGCGGTTTAAACGTCTTGACGAGATCGCTGTAGTGTATGATCAACTTCATGATTCCCTAATTAGGGAATATCAGGATAATTTGATTGTTCGTCCCAAAAAAAGGAAAGTCGATAACAGAGACCAAATTGACCAAGAAATTGAGAAATGGGGTAAAAGATGTAGAAATATGGGTAATGATAAATCGAAAGGTATATATTTACAGCCACCGTCTAGACCTCTGAAAGCTTCTTGCCCAATAGAATTGCTTGATAATGATGTATTGGAAACGGAAATAATATGTGAGGGGTCTTCTCAGTCAATGGCATTGCGATTTAGGTCACCCAAAATTGATTTTCGAAACTTGGTACATATGTCCAACGTTGACTTTGAAATATTGAGCTCCAATACAAATTTCCGAAGGGATTGGTTCACATCGGACATTATAAATACCGCATCGCTGATTTTGTCATCGCAGTACCCGAATGCTGACGGCCTTCAAAGCACGACACTTTATACCACAATATCTGGCCCAAAGGTCTACGCTCCTTTCAAaaagtttattcaaattttgttcgtGCATGATAATCACTGGGTAGCTGCGTCaaacatattttctttcaatcagAATACCATTCAAATCTATGATAGTTCGTACTTGAAATACACAGAAAATGACAAATATGCTATTTCGCTTCTCATGCGGCCAACATTAGGAACAAACAAACTACAGATTGAATTTCCTCCCGTCCAGCAACAAACGTTAGGTGCATCTTGCGGACCATTTGCAATAAGTTTTTGCATAGCTTTATGCGAAAGAATTAGACCAGAGGATATAGTTTTCGATGAGATAAATCtgcgaaaaaatatttatgatggCATAAGTTCTAAACGATTCtcaccaaattttaatatcggCCGAAACCACAATAAAACCAATACGAAATTTATGgatattcagatattttgtaACTGCCGACTGCCCTACATACAAAATCAGACTATGATAGAATGCACTTCATGTTTGGAATGGTACCACCCGGAATGTTGCAATACTCCTGTGCCAACTGAGGCACTGGAAGATTGCAAAATTGAATGGCATTGCGAGAAGTGCAATCGATGCTAA
- the LOC120332486 gene encoding aprataxin and PNK-like factor isoform X1: MCSIRDIESKKIVEINEKKTTFGRGPFLAVRDKRVSRNHGTIKQVGSGIEITSIHVNPCFYAKKSELDKWMKLDKDEAVVLRVGDIFSLLPKQYIYEVINDSKSESGNAESADIESTNISSNKTDSEPKKDIVKNNKHEKKINVEIKPTPEIDTSTKKSNTKQKISDTKLETVNLAESETVSQTTRKKEFPTPSKIKKMGTQNSFMDGEKEIAFPTEKKRKLPAWMLNQTKTPKNDSKNLTKTPKNKKSNAKQTPKSSTAKRRQKMPSVKFDSSDDEDITINTATSGKEIPKRGTQVKTKDEDSPKKAEPAVKKGKSLENSAKRTEVSIKKSPRRSPSNDTKISTPTKQQQRKSEIDNLEQTSENIEMVDVSIAAQTMNTSSNQMSPSKAFVDDVATTTLSNVSHPSGDDLSPPPQQGASNTTAPSPASTSNLLRSSCAFGSSCYRKNPTHFREFSHPGDADYIDPGTSDDDSNRPECPYGTSCYRKNPLHKKQYRHGKRVAPKRVAKIRAARKAARNDESSSDDYDFDDSFLNDDSDDDISDEDSDWNPSQNSEKQKKSTPRRKRKQPNYAESDSNDSTDEEDLSDLVSDAKKFATNRKMWKK, from the exons ATGTGTTCTATACGTGATATCGAAAgcaaaaaaattgtggaaatAAACGAGAAGAAAACAACCTTTGGTCGCGGGCCGTTTCTGGCAGTCAGAGATAAAAGAGTTTCACGGAACCATGGCACTATCAAACAAGTCGGGAGCGGAATAGAAATAACATCAATTCATGTGAATCCGTGTTTTTATGCGAAAAAATCTGAGCTCGACAAATGGATGAAACTGGACAAAGATGAGGCAGTGGTTCTTCGAGTTGGAGATATATTTTCCCTCctgccaaaacaatatatttatgaGGTAATAAACGATTCGAAATCAGAAAGTGGGAACGCTGAATCAGCAGATATTGAAAGTACAAATATTTCCTCTAATAAGACCGATTCTGAACCTAAAAAAgatattgttaaaaataataagcacgaaaaaaaaattaatgttgaaatcAAACCAACTCCAGAAATAGATACGTCAAcgaaaaaatcaaatacaaaaCAGAAAATAAGTGATACGAAATTGGAAACTGTAAATCTGGCAGAATCTGAAACTGTTTCCCAGACCACTCGCAAAAAAGAGTTCCCAACCccatctaaaattaaaaaaatgggaACACAGAATTCTTTCATGGATGGAGAAAAAGAAATTGCATTTCcgacagagaaaaaacgaaaaCTTCCAGCGTGGATGTTAAATCAGActaaaacaccaaaaaatgacTCGAAAAATCTGACAAAAACCCCAAAAAATAAGAAATCTAATGCAAAGCAAACTCCAAAATCTTCGACAGCGAAACGTAGACAGAAAATGCCGTCGGTTAAGTTTGACTCTAGTGATGATGAGGATATTACTATTAATACTGCAACTAGTGGGAAAGAAATACCAAAAAGGGGAACGCAGGTAAAAACAAAAGATGAAGATTCGCCAAAAAAAGCTGAACCCGCTGTCAAAAAAGGAAAAAGCCTTGAAAATTCAGCGAAAAGAACTGAAGTTTCTATTAAAAAATCACCAAGAAGGTCACCTTCCAATGACACAAAAATTTCAACTCctacaaaacaacaacaacgaaAAAGTGAAATAGACAATCTTGAACAGACTAGCGAAAATATAGAAATGGTCGATGTGAGCATCGCGGCTCAAACCATGAACACTAGTTCGAATCAAATGTCACCGAGCAAGGCATTTGTTGATGATGTTGCCACGACAACACTATCCAATGTTTCTCATCCATCAGGCGATGACCTTTCACCCCCTCCTCAGCAAGGAGCTTCAAATACAACAG cACCGTCACCAGCCAGCACCAGTAACTTACTTCGCTCATCCTGTGCATTTGGCTCGTCTTGTTATCGTAAGAATCCAACACATTTCCGAGAATTCAGCCACCCGGGTGACGCTGACTACATTGACCCTGGAACCAGTGATG ATGATAGCAACAGACCTGAATGTCCGTACGGAACAAGCTGTTACAGGAAGAATCCTTTGCATAAGAAACAATACCGACACGGTAAAAGAGTGGCACCTAAGAGAGTGGCTAAGAT CCGAGCGGCTCGCAAAGCAGCGAGGAACGACGAGAGTAGCTCCGATGATTATGACTTTGACGACAGCTTCCTTAACGATGATTCAGATGATGATATTTCTGATGAAGATTCGGACTGGAATCCTTCGCAAAACTCGGAAAAACAGAAG AAATCAACTCCACGGCGGAAGCGCAAACAGCCGAATTATGCAGAATCTGACTCTAACGATTCAACAGACGAAGAAGATTTGTCCGACCTCGTGTCCGATGCAAAAAAGTTTGCGACAAACAGAAAAATGTGGAAAAAGTAG
- the LOC120332486 gene encoding aprataxin and PNK-like factor isoform X2 codes for MCSIRDIESKKIVEINEKKTTFGRGPFLAVRDKRVSRNHGTIKQVGSGIEITSIHVNPCFYAKKSELDKWMKLDKDEAVVLRVGDIFSLLPKQYIYEVINDSKSESGNAESADIESTNISSNKTDSEPKKDIVKNNKHEKKINVEIKPTPEIDTSTKKSNTKQKISDTKLETVNLAESETVSQTTRKKEFPTPSKIKKMGTQNSFMDGEKEIAFPTEKKRKLPAWMLNQTKTPKNDSKNLTKTPKNKKSNAKQTPKSSTAKRRQKMPSVKFDSSDDEDITINTATSGKEIPKRGTQVKTKDEDSPKKAEPAVKKGKSLENSAKRTEVSIKKSPRRSPSNDTKISTPTKQQQRKSEIDNLEQTSENIEMVDVSIAAQTMNTSSNQMSPSKAFVDDVATTTLSNVSHPSGDDLSPPPQQGASNTTAPSPASTSNLLRSSCAFGSSCYRKNPTHFREFSHPGDADYIDPGTSDDDSNRPECPYGTSCYRKNPLHKKQYRHGKRVAPKRVAKM; via the exons ATGTGTTCTATACGTGATATCGAAAgcaaaaaaattgtggaaatAAACGAGAAGAAAACAACCTTTGGTCGCGGGCCGTTTCTGGCAGTCAGAGATAAAAGAGTTTCACGGAACCATGGCACTATCAAACAAGTCGGGAGCGGAATAGAAATAACATCAATTCATGTGAATCCGTGTTTTTATGCGAAAAAATCTGAGCTCGACAAATGGATGAAACTGGACAAAGATGAGGCAGTGGTTCTTCGAGTTGGAGATATATTTTCCCTCctgccaaaacaatatatttatgaGGTAATAAACGATTCGAAATCAGAAAGTGGGAACGCTGAATCAGCAGATATTGAAAGTACAAATATTTCCTCTAATAAGACCGATTCTGAACCTAAAAAAgatattgttaaaaataataagcacgaaaaaaaaattaatgttgaaatcAAACCAACTCCAGAAATAGATACGTCAAcgaaaaaatcaaatacaaaaCAGAAAATAAGTGATACGAAATTGGAAACTGTAAATCTGGCAGAATCTGAAACTGTTTCCCAGACCACTCGCAAAAAAGAGTTCCCAACCccatctaaaattaaaaaaatgggaACACAGAATTCTTTCATGGATGGAGAAAAAGAAATTGCATTTCcgacagagaaaaaacgaaaaCTTCCAGCGTGGATGTTAAATCAGActaaaacaccaaaaaatgacTCGAAAAATCTGACAAAAACCCCAAAAAATAAGAAATCTAATGCAAAGCAAACTCCAAAATCTTCGACAGCGAAACGTAGACAGAAAATGCCGTCGGTTAAGTTTGACTCTAGTGATGATGAGGATATTACTATTAATACTGCAACTAGTGGGAAAGAAATACCAAAAAGGGGAACGCAGGTAAAAACAAAAGATGAAGATTCGCCAAAAAAAGCTGAACCCGCTGTCAAAAAAGGAAAAAGCCTTGAAAATTCAGCGAAAAGAACTGAAGTTTCTATTAAAAAATCACCAAGAAGGTCACCTTCCAATGACACAAAAATTTCAACTCctacaaaacaacaacaacgaaAAAGTGAAATAGACAATCTTGAACAGACTAGCGAAAATATAGAAATGGTCGATGTGAGCATCGCGGCTCAAACCATGAACACTAGTTCGAATCAAATGTCACCGAGCAAGGCATTTGTTGATGATGTTGCCACGACAACACTATCCAATGTTTCTCATCCATCAGGCGATGACCTTTCACCCCCTCCTCAGCAAGGAGCTTCAAATACAACAG cACCGTCACCAGCCAGCACCAGTAACTTACTTCGCTCATCCTGTGCATTTGGCTCGTCTTGTTATCGTAAGAATCCAACACATTTCCGAGAATTCAGCCACCCGGGTGACGCTGACTACATTGACCCTGGAACCAGTGATG ATGATAGCAACAGACCTGAATGTCCGTACGGAACAAGCTGTTACAGGAAGAATCCTTTGCATAAGAAACAATACCGACACGGTAAAAGAGTGGCACCTAAGAGAGTGGCTAAGATGTGA